A region of Emys orbicularis isolate rEmyOrb1 chromosome 20, rEmyOrb1.hap1, whole genome shotgun sequence DNA encodes the following proteins:
- the LOC135892194 gene encoding HAUS augmin-like complex subunit 5, with the protein MEFPVPKSVGGHQRRNVPAPPSSEPPLSRFAFTCRKAKVELTVGGKVPDLGLAGVEPEVLRDVRTACQLRFHFLKSLFEHSTSGALPSGTSEELLDASYQHWLSTVEDIVGSHPPSHVLAALEHLALENTLQMQELTSRIDIPRDVEALKFRYESARLEDLAGPPAALPSVQGLIQEGWSRCEELWVQQLPLQAREQHGTAQLASLLQEMHRLLADSSERAIFARAVLELELRAVRLAGLRDGLHQGYRELEREASARHAELQALQSKRQRILDFRHLVREKQQHVRALIKGTSYIKSQLRKDQAEVQAFVQRKLLGLEQDVTLESQRLHGGVECEVRQLGAIALPCLLRRSLLGSHPPAVQLGYKSQVLASLQQRQGSPGTDAQALVQALRDHDREQAGALGPRIQLVTEQCGQRIERWPEVQAAIDAWWEQPGQFALPAEHRLGLTLQQWLERWTLALKTLQQQQQHSWA; encoded by the exons ATGGAATTTCCGGTCCCTAAAAGTGTGGGGGGCCACCAGCGCCGGAACGTGCCCGCCCCCCCTTCCTCCGAGCCCCCTCTCTCACGCTTCGCCTTCACCTGcag AAAGGCCAAGGTGGAGCTGACGGTGGGAGGGAAGGTGCCTGACCTCGGACTTGCTGGCGTGGAGCCTGAAGTACTG CGGGACGTGCGGACGGCCTGCCAGCTGCGCTTCCACTTCCTGAAGTCGCTCTTCGAGCACAGCACGTCTGGGGCCCTCCC CAGCGGGACAAGCGAGGAGCTGCTGGACGCATCCTACCAGCACTGGCTGAGCACGGTGGAG GACATCGTGGGTTCCCACCCTCCCAGCCACGTCCTGGCAGCCCTGGAGCACCTGGCCCTGGAGAACACCCTGCAGATGCAAGAGCTCACCAGCCGCATTGACATTCCCCGTGACGTAGAGGCGCTCAA GTTCCGCTACGAGAGCGCCCGTCTGGAAGACCTGGCGGGGCCGCCAGCAGCCCTGCCCTCGGTCCAGGGCCTTATACAG gaaggctGGAGCAGGTGTGAGGAGCTGTGGGTGCAACAGCTCCCCCTACAGGCCCGGGAGCAGCACGGCACGGCCCAGCTGGCCTCCCTCCTGCAGGAGATGCACCGGCTGCTGGCGGACAGCTCGGAGCGCGCCATCTTCGCCAG ggcagtgctggagctggagctgcggGCTGTGCGGCTGGCGGGGCTGCGGGATGGGCTGCACCAGGGCTACCGGGAGCTGGAGCGGGAGGCGAGTGCCCGCCACGCCGAGCTGCAGGCCTTGCAGAGCAAGCGGCAGCGCATCTTGGACTTCCGCCACCTGGTG CGCGAAAAGCAGCAGCACGTCCGGGCGCTGATCAAAGGCACCTCCTACATCAAATCCCAGCTCCGCAAGGACCAGGCCGAG GTCCAGGCCTTCGTGCAGAGGAAGCTGCTGGGCCTGGAGCAGGACGTGACGCTGGAGTCGCAGCGGCTGCACGGGGGGGTGGAGTGCGAGGTCCGGCAGCTGGGGGCCATCGCCCTCCCCTGCCTTCTGCGCCGCAGCCTCCTGGGCTCCCACCCCCC AGCTGTTCAGCTGGGCTACAAGAGCCAGGTGCTGGCCAGCCTGCAGCAGCGCCAGGGCTCCCCGGGGACCGACGCACAAG ccctggtgcAGGCCCTGCGGGACCACGACCGGGAGcaggccggagccctggggccgCGGATCCAGCTGGTGACGGAGCAGTGCGGGCAACGCATCGAGCGCTGGCCCGAGGTGCAGGCCGCCATCGACGCCTG GTGGGAGCAGCCGGGGCAGTTCGCCCTGCCTGCGGAGCACCGCCTGGGCCTCACCttgcagcagtggctggagcgctGGACCCTGGCCCTCAagaccctccagcagcagcagcagcacagctgggcctGA